Proteins from one Streptosporangium becharense genomic window:
- a CDS encoding acetyl-CoA C-acetyltransferase, whose translation MSGSVIVAGARTPVGRLLGSLSGLSAAELGGIAIKAALERSGVAPEAVQYVIMGQVLQAGAGQMPARQAAVKAGIPMTVPSLTVNKVCLSGLDAIALADQLIRAGEFDVVVAGGMESMSNAPHLLPGLRKGVKYGGAGIVDSMAHDGLTDAYDQVAMGESTERHNARLGLTREEQDAYSARSHQLAAAAIKNGTFDDEIVPVPVPQRKGDPVIFSADEGVRGDTTVEALARLRPAFDPNGTITAGSASQISDGACAVVVMSKAKAEELGLDWLAEIGAHGNVAGPDNSLQSQPANAIKHALGKQGVSVDDLDLLEINEAFAQVVLQSVKELGVPLDKVNVNGGGIAVGHPIGASGARIVLALAHELKRRGGGLGAAGLCGGGGQGDALILRVPRS comes from the coding sequence ATGTCTGGTTCCGTCATCGTCGCCGGAGCTCGCACCCCCGTCGGCCGCCTGCTCGGCTCCCTCTCCGGCCTCTCGGCCGCGGAGCTGGGCGGTATCGCGATCAAGGCCGCGCTGGAGCGCTCCGGCGTCGCCCCCGAGGCCGTGCAGTACGTCATCATGGGCCAGGTCCTGCAGGCCGGCGCCGGTCAGATGCCCGCCCGCCAGGCCGCGGTCAAGGCCGGGATCCCGATGACCGTGCCGTCCCTCACCGTCAACAAGGTCTGCCTGTCCGGGCTCGACGCCATCGCCCTGGCCGACCAGCTCATCAGGGCCGGTGAGTTCGACGTCGTGGTCGCCGGCGGCATGGAGTCGATGTCGAACGCCCCGCACCTGCTGCCCGGCCTGCGCAAGGGCGTGAAGTACGGCGGCGCGGGCATCGTCGACTCGATGGCCCACGACGGCCTCACCGACGCCTACGACCAGGTCGCCATGGGCGAGTCCACCGAGCGGCACAACGCGAGGCTCGGCCTGACCCGCGAGGAGCAGGACGCCTACTCCGCGAGGTCGCACCAGCTCGCCGCAGCCGCGATCAAGAACGGCACGTTCGACGACGAGATCGTCCCGGTGCCGGTCCCGCAGCGCAAGGGCGACCCGGTGATCTTCTCGGCGGACGAGGGCGTGCGGGGTGACACCACTGTGGAGGCCCTGGCCCGGCTGCGGCCGGCGTTCGACCCGAACGGCACGATCACCGCCGGTTCGGCCTCGCAGATCTCCGACGGCGCCTGCGCGGTGGTGGTGATGTCCAAGGCGAAGGCCGAGGAGCTCGGGCTCGACTGGCTGGCCGAGATCGGCGCCCACGGCAACGTGGCCGGGCCGGACAACTCGCTGCAGTCCCAGCCCGCCAACGCGATCAAGCATGCCCTCGGCAAGCAGGGCGTCTCCGTCGACGACCTCGACCTGCTGGAGATCAACGAGGCGTTCGCCCAGGTCGTCCTGCAGTCGGTGAAGGAGCTGGGCGTCCCGCTGGACAAGGTCAACGTCAACGGTGGCGGCATCGCCGTGGGGCACCCCATCGGGGCCTCCGGCGCCCGCATCGTCCTGGCCCTGGCGCACGAGCTCAAGCGCCGGGGCGGCGGCCTCGGCGCGGCCGGGCTCTGCGGCGGCGGCGGGCAGGGTGACGCCCTCATCCTCCGGGTCCCGCGTTCATAG
- a CDS encoding tetratricopeptide repeat protein, with translation MSPADFTRPGSLYGAVDLGARKQALEAQARRESAAQETGGVPAPVVDVTDASFATDVVERSMNSLVLLELTVSRAEQAKQYSLLLEKLAAENAGRWVLARVDVELSPQIAQALRVQNVPAVYAIFQGQPVAVAPGIATEAQLRDWLSQLMEALAQYLPPPGEGEQARPQEPPAEPEIVAAEQAIDAGDLDAAVAAYERLLARSPNNQDAKLGLAGLGLIRRTQNVDPADVQRRLEDPADLDAQLLAADFEMLSGEVDRAFDRLVGVVRRTSGADRDKARLHLLGLFDTLPADDPSLGRARRNLAGALF, from the coding sequence ATGAGCCCAGCGGACTTCACTCGACCCGGATCGCTCTACGGCGCCGTCGACCTCGGCGCCCGCAAGCAGGCCCTTGAGGCACAGGCGCGGCGGGAGAGCGCCGCACAGGAAACCGGCGGTGTTCCGGCGCCGGTCGTCGACGTCACCGACGCGAGCTTCGCGACCGACGTCGTCGAACGTTCCATGAACAGCCTCGTGTTGCTGGAGCTCACCGTCTCCCGCGCCGAGCAGGCCAAGCAGTACAGCCTGCTGCTGGAGAAACTGGCCGCGGAGAACGCCGGCCGGTGGGTCCTCGCGCGGGTCGACGTCGAGCTCAGCCCGCAGATCGCGCAGGCGCTGCGGGTGCAGAACGTGCCCGCCGTGTACGCCATCTTCCAGGGCCAGCCGGTGGCGGTCGCCCCCGGCATCGCGACCGAGGCACAGCTGCGCGACTGGCTCTCCCAGCTCATGGAGGCCCTGGCGCAGTATCTGCCGCCGCCCGGCGAGGGGGAGCAGGCCAGGCCGCAGGAGCCCCCGGCCGAGCCCGAGATCGTGGCCGCCGAGCAGGCGATCGACGCCGGAGACCTCGACGCCGCCGTGGCCGCGTACGAACGGCTGCTGGCCCGCTCGCCGAACAACCAGGACGCCAAGCTGGGCCTGGCCGGGCTCGGCCTGATCCGGCGCACCCAGAACGTCGACCCCGCTGACGTGCAGCGCCGCCTGGAGGACCCGGCCGACCTCGACGCCCAGCTTTTGGCCGCCGACTTCGAGATGCTCTCCGGTGAGGTCGACCGGGCCTTCGACCGCCTGGTCGGCGTGGTGCGCCGCACCTCGGGCGCGGACCGCGACAAGGCCAGGCTCCACCTGCTGGGCCTGTTCGACACGCTGCCCGCCGACGACCCGTCCCTCGGCAGGGCCCGCAGGAACCTGGCCGGCGCCCTCTTCTGA
- a CDS encoding DUF3039 domain-containing protein, translating into MSTKILPESDVRPDLSHGDGDHERFAHYVEKNKIMESAISGVPVRALCGKVWVPNRDPKKFPVCPECQEIYSGLPKGEDNTNE; encoded by the coding sequence GTGAGCACGAAGATTCTCCCTGAGAGCGACGTCCGGCCGGACCTGTCGCACGGTGACGGCGACCACGAGCGGTTCGCCCACTACGTCGAGAAGAACAAGATCATGGAGAGCGCGATCAGCGGGGTTCCGGTCCGCGCGCTCTGCGGCAAGGTATGGGTGCCGAACCGGGATCCGAAGAAGTTCCCGGTCTGCCCGGAGTGCCAGGAGATCTACTCGGGGCTCCCGAAGGGTGAAGACAACACCAACGAATGA
- a CDS encoding MarR family winged helix-turn-helix transcriptional regulator — translation MRPRYRSPVVTGQLNLPFDPIERAAERWRVHFGPSSAMAAVTSIMRAHQILLSQLDALLKPYDLTFARYEALVLLTFSRTGALPLSKIGERLMVHPTSVTNTVSRLERADLVRRLPNPRDGRGVLAEITDRGREVVRLATADLMAAGFGMTMYGEDELEQMFDLLKTLRVAAGDFEG, via the coding sequence ATGAGGCCGCGCTACCGTAGCCCTGTGGTTACAGGTCAGCTGAATCTGCCGTTCGACCCCATCGAACGCGCCGCGGAGAGGTGGCGCGTTCACTTCGGGCCCTCCTCGGCCATGGCCGCCGTCACATCGATCATGAGAGCGCACCAGATCCTGCTCTCGCAACTGGACGCGCTGCTCAAACCGTATGACTTGACCTTCGCCCGCTACGAGGCGCTGGTCCTGCTGACCTTCAGCAGGACGGGGGCCCTGCCGCTGTCCAAGATCGGTGAGCGGCTGATGGTGCATCCCACGAGCGTCACGAACACCGTCAGCCGTCTGGAGCGCGCCGACCTGGTGCGCCGCCTGCCCAACCCCCGCGACGGCCGCGGCGTGCTGGCCGAGATCACCGACCGCGGCCGTGAGGTCGTACGCCTGGCGACCGCCGACCTCATGGCGGCCGGCTTCGGCATGACCATGTACGGCGAGGACGAGCTGGAGCAGATGTTCGACCTGCTCAAGACACTCAGGGTCGCCGCCGGCGACTTCGAGGGGTAG
- a CDS encoding DivIVA domain-containing protein has translation MQSDIDAQLNNFFEDAPAREFDVVLRGYDRHQVHDYLKQLDVELRQSREQIQALQRDLADSHRQLQEQERPTYSGLGARIEQLLRLAEEQATELVQAARAEANEIRATAKVEAADLRAAAENEAAEKRALATREADETRTTAEREAEEIRSTARRESEELTATTEREVSKLRATADHEVAEKRADAEREIAKLRTTTEREVAQLRASTKRERDEVLTTAKRQADEMRAQAQRVLEESEAKRAQDEAEFEIQLAARREEAERQEAERHATAQAATQKLVAEAEQRAATAEQRATKATQQAEQTRREADTHAKQLLANARKNADQIVSEAKTSAESIVSEAKAESERSRSVAQRQVDELTRQRDSITSHLAQLRQLLGGAPLPAADPEPAIAAAPPKPAIPAANGVADKPAVAPPPAPAPAPAPARAETRDDDAEWWQE, from the coding sequence ATGCAGTCCGACATCGACGCCCAGCTCAACAACTTCTTCGAAGACGCCCCCGCTCGGGAATTCGACGTGGTGCTCCGGGGCTACGACCGGCACCAGGTCCACGACTACCTGAAGCAGCTCGACGTCGAGCTGCGCCAGTCACGGGAGCAGATTCAGGCCCTGCAACGTGATCTCGCCGACTCCCATCGGCAGTTGCAGGAGCAGGAACGCCCGACCTACTCCGGTCTCGGCGCGAGGATCGAGCAGTTGCTCCGTCTCGCCGAGGAGCAGGCGACCGAGCTGGTCCAGGCCGCCAGAGCCGAGGCGAACGAGATCAGGGCGACGGCCAAGGTCGAGGCCGCGGACCTGCGCGCCGCGGCGGAGAACGAGGCGGCCGAGAAGCGGGCCCTCGCCACCCGCGAGGCCGACGAGACGCGCACCACCGCCGAGCGTGAGGCCGAGGAGATCCGCTCGACCGCCCGTCGCGAGTCCGAGGAGCTGACCGCCACCACCGAGCGCGAGGTCTCCAAGCTGCGGGCCACCGCCGACCACGAGGTCGCCGAGAAGCGCGCCGACGCCGAGCGTGAGATCGCCAAGCTCCGCACCACCACCGAGCGCGAGGTGGCGCAACTGCGCGCCTCGACCAAGCGCGAGCGCGACGAGGTGCTCACCACCGCCAAGCGCCAGGCCGACGAGATGCGTGCCCAGGCCCAGCGGGTGCTGGAGGAGTCGGAGGCCAAGCGGGCCCAGGACGAGGCGGAGTTCGAGATCCAGCTCGCCGCCCGCCGCGAGGAGGCCGAGCGGCAGGAGGCCGAGCGGCACGCCACCGCCCAGGCGGCCACCCAGAAGCTGGTCGCCGAGGCCGAGCAGCGGGCGGCCACCGCCGAACAGCGGGCCACCAAGGCCACCCAGCAGGCCGAGCAGACCCGCCGCGAGGCCGACACGCACGCCAAGCAGCTGCTGGCCAACGCCCGCAAGAACGCCGACCAGATCGTCTCCGAGGCCAAGACGAGCGCCGAGTCGATCGTCTCCGAGGCCAAGGCGGAGTCCGAGCGGAGCCGTTCGGTCGCCCAGCGCCAGGTCGACGAGCTGACCCGCCAGCGCGACAGCATCACCAGCCACCTCGCGCAGCTGCGCCAGCTGCTCGGTGGTGCCCCGCTCCCGGCCGCCGACCCGGAGCCCGCGATCGCCGCGGCCCCGCCGAAGCCGGCCATCCCCGCCGCCAACGGTGTCGCCGACAAGCCTGCCGTCGCCCCGCCTCCCGCCCCGGCCCCGGCTCCGGCACCCGCCAGGGCCGAGACCCGGGACGACGACGCGGAGTGGTGGCAGGAGTAA
- a CDS encoding AI-2E family transporter produces MSDASPVSDDPENPALHSPAEPAGTARRIPDGRPEDPAPSPDVPELLDEILTTARASRQPGGPPREAQRASGPPREAQRPGDSPPKTRDADGPPLKARDADGPARMRREDGEPYGQPGKPLARSPFMVGLTAGMGLLTAWALSQALVTVRSVIVLIVVAMFLAFGLNPAVETLQRRRVPRRGAISVVFGGVILFFVLFGLAIVPPVSQEAASFVSAVPGYVQELLANPTLKQLDTDYQILTRIGDYITSGGLAQAVAGGLVGAGAVVFNAFFSGVTLLVLTLYFLGSLPSIKDYLFALVPNSRRARTRALGDEIINGIGGYVAGNLLISVIAGVVTWVFLAVLDVDYALALALVVAVTDLVPLVGATIGAVLVTVVALLQSGTLGIACGIFFLIYQQIENYLVYPRVMKHSVDVTPAVTVIAALFGGTLLGIVGALLAIPVAAALALIIREVVIPRQARL; encoded by the coding sequence TTGTCCGACGCGTCCCCGGTCTCCGACGACCCGGAGAATCCGGCCCTCCACTCCCCCGCCGAGCCCGCGGGCACCGCCCGCCGGATCCCGGACGGCCGGCCCGAAGACCCGGCTCCCTCCCCCGACGTCCCGGAACTCCTCGACGAGATCCTGACCACCGCGCGGGCTTCCCGGCAGCCGGGTGGTCCGCCCCGGGAGGCGCAGCGGGCGAGCGGTCCGCCCCGGGAGGCGCAGCGGCCGGGTGACTCGCCGCCGAAGACCCGGGATGCGGACGGTCCGCCTCTGAAGGCCCGGGATGCCGATGGTCCGGCCCGGATGCGGAGAGAGGACGGCGAACCGTACGGGCAACCGGGCAAGCCGCTGGCCAGGAGCCCGTTCATGGTGGGCCTGACCGCCGGGATGGGCCTGCTGACCGCGTGGGCGCTCTCCCAGGCGCTGGTCACCGTGCGAAGTGTGATCGTGCTCATCGTGGTGGCGATGTTCCTCGCCTTCGGACTCAACCCGGCCGTGGAGACGCTGCAACGGCGGCGGGTGCCCCGGCGGGGAGCGATCTCCGTCGTCTTCGGAGGGGTGATCCTCTTCTTCGTGCTCTTCGGCCTGGCGATCGTCCCGCCGGTGAGCCAGGAGGCCGCGTCGTTCGTCAGCGCGGTCCCCGGTTACGTCCAGGAACTGCTCGCCAACCCCACACTCAAACAGCTCGACACCGACTACCAGATCCTGACCAGGATCGGCGACTACATCACCAGCGGCGGGCTGGCCCAGGCCGTGGCCGGCGGTCTGGTGGGCGCGGGTGCGGTGGTGTTCAACGCGTTCTTCTCCGGCGTCACGCTGCTGGTACTGACGCTGTACTTCCTCGGCTCGCTGCCCTCGATCAAGGACTATCTCTTCGCCCTGGTGCCGAACAGCCGCCGGGCGCGCACCCGGGCGCTGGGCGACGAGATCATCAACGGCATCGGCGGCTACGTCGCGGGAAACCTGCTGATCTCCGTGATCGCGGGCGTGGTGACCTGGGTGTTCCTCGCGGTGCTCGACGTCGACTACGCCCTGGCCCTGGCACTGGTGGTGGCGGTCACCGACCTCGTCCCGCTGGTCGGCGCGACCATCGGCGCGGTACTGGTGACCGTGGTGGCCCTGCTCCAGTCGGGCACGCTCGGCATCGCCTGCGGAATCTTCTTCCTGATCTACCAGCAGATCGAGAACTACCTCGTCTACCCGCGCGTGATGAAGCACTCGGTGGACGTCACCCCGGCGGTCACGGTGATCGCGGCGTTGTTCGGCGGCACCCTGCTCGGCATCGTCGGAGCACTGCTGGCCATCCCGGTGGCCGCCGCGCTGGCACTGATCATCCGTGAGGTGGTGATCCCGCGGCAAGCTCGGCTATGA
- a CDS encoding NAD-dependent malic enzyme, with the protein MATVPSVSYSITVRLEVPAGGKAVSQLTHAVESAGGVVTALDVTTAGHETLRIDVTCATRDTDHAQAIADKLEAVEGVVIHKVSDRTFLMHLGGKIEMKSKVPLRNRDELSMAYTPGVARVSMAIARNPEDARRLTIKRNTVAVVTDGSAVLGLGNIGPAAALPVMEGKAALFKRFADIDAWPICLDTQDVDEIVRAVQLIAPGFGGINLEDISAPRCFEVERRLRDLLDIPVFHDDQHGTAICVLAALTNALRVVGKEIGEVRITLAGAGAAGTAVLRLLLAAGARNVIVCDYLGAVHRGRQDLDDSLQWIAEHTNADGYAGDLRGAVKDADVFIGVSAPGILNGDDIATMAEDAVVFALANPEPEVSPDAAREHAAVVATGRSDYPNQINNVLAFPGVFRGLLDAQANVVNQEMLLAAARALAAVVTDEELGPNYIIPSVFHADVSTAVAAAVRESAGGRARTGMTEA; encoded by the coding sequence GTGGCCACCGTGCCGAGTGTTTCGTACTCCATCACCGTGCGCCTGGAGGTGCCGGCCGGCGGCAAGGCCGTCAGTCAGCTCACCCACGCCGTAGAGTCCGCCGGAGGCGTGGTCACCGCGCTCGACGTGACCACGGCCGGGCACGAGACGCTGCGCATCGACGTCACCTGCGCCACGCGTGACACCGACCACGCCCAGGCGATCGCGGACAAGCTCGAAGCCGTCGAGGGCGTCGTCATCCACAAGGTCTCCGACCGGACCTTCCTCATGCACCTCGGCGGCAAGATCGAGATGAAGTCGAAGGTGCCGCTGCGCAACCGTGACGAGCTCTCGATGGCCTACACTCCCGGTGTCGCCCGGGTCTCCATGGCCATCGCGCGCAACCCCGAGGACGCCCGCCGCCTGACCATCAAGCGCAACACCGTCGCCGTCGTCACCGACGGCTCGGCGGTGCTCGGCCTGGGCAACATCGGCCCGGCCGCCGCGCTTCCCGTGATGGAGGGCAAGGCCGCGCTGTTCAAGCGGTTCGCCGACATCGACGCCTGGCCGATCTGCCTCGACACCCAGGACGTCGACGAGATCGTGCGCGCCGTCCAGCTCATCGCCCCCGGCTTCGGCGGCATCAACCTGGAGGACATCTCGGCGCCGCGCTGCTTCGAGGTGGAGCGCAGGCTCCGCGACCTGCTGGACATCCCGGTCTTCCACGACGACCAGCACGGCACCGCGATCTGTGTGCTCGCCGCCCTCACCAACGCGTTGCGCGTCGTGGGCAAGGAGATCGGCGAGGTCCGGATCACACTGGCCGGTGCCGGGGCGGCCGGTACGGCCGTGCTGCGCCTGCTGCTCGCGGCCGGCGCTCGCAATGTGATCGTCTGCGACTACCTGGGTGCCGTGCACCGGGGCCGTCAGGACCTGGACGACTCGCTCCAGTGGATCGCCGAGCACACCAACGCCGACGGCTACGCGGGCGACCTGCGCGGCGCGGTCAAGGACGCCGACGTGTTCATCGGAGTGTCCGCGCCGGGCATCCTCAACGGTGACGACATCGCCACCATGGCCGAGGACGCCGTGGTCTTCGCCCTGGCCAACCCCGAGCCCGAGGTCTCGCCCGACGCCGCCCGCGAGCACGCCGCCGTGGTCGCCACCGGCCGTTCCGACTACCCGAACCAGATCAACAACGTGCTGGCCTTCCCCGGTGTCTTCCGCGGTCTCCTCGACGCGCAGGCGAACGTGGTCAACCAGGAGATGCTGCTCGCCGCCGCCCGCGCGCTGGCCGCCGTGGTCACCGACGAGGAACTCGGCCCCAACTACATCATCCCCAGCGTGTTCCACGCGGACGTCTCGACCGCCGTGGCGGCGGCGGTGCGCGAGTCGGCCGGCGGTCGCGCGCGCACGGGTATGACGGAGGCGTGA
- the mce gene encoding methylmalonyl-CoA epimerase encodes MFMRIDHVGIACHDLEEKIAFFERTFELTVVAREVNQEQGVKEAMLHIADGQGGGSYIQLLEPLDPDTPVGKFLAKRGEGVHHVAFGVPDVAQALETIGGRGVRLLDEKPRHGSMGSSIAFLHPKDVAGMLTELVQAPER; translated from the coding sequence ATGTTCATGCGCATCGATCATGTGGGAATCGCATGTCACGACCTCGAAGAGAAGATCGCGTTTTTCGAGCGGACCTTCGAACTGACTGTGGTGGCCCGTGAGGTGAACCAGGAGCAGGGAGTCAAGGAGGCGATGCTGCACATCGCCGACGGGCAGGGTGGGGGATCGTACATTCAACTGCTCGAACCGCTCGATCCCGACACGCCGGTCGGCAAATTCCTGGCAAAGCGCGGAGAAGGCGTGCATCATGTTGCCTTCGGGGTGCCTGACGTCGCCCAAGCTCTGGAGACGATCGGAGGCCGGGGCGTCCGACTGCTCGACGAGAAACCGCGTCACGGCTCGATGGGCTCGTCCATCGCGTTTCTTCATCCCAAAGACGTGGCGGGAATGCTGACCGAGCTGGTACAGGCTCCCGAAAGGTAA
- a CDS encoding YqgE/AlgH family protein, whose amino-acid sequence MAEAIYVGGLLVATPQLDDPNFRRSVVLVLEHDVDGGTLGVVLNRPSDIAVTQVLPTWDTMVTGPSVLFQGGPVQTDSALALAAVPSGQEPLGWRRLHAGTPAVSRLGTVDLDAPPEILAGEIAQMRIFAGYAGWSAGQLENEIGEGAWYVVDAEPGDTFHHEPQSLWRAVLRRQRGELAYVATCPDDPSMN is encoded by the coding sequence ATGGCGGAGGCGATCTACGTCGGCGGGCTCCTGGTGGCGACACCTCAACTGGACGACCCCAACTTCCGGCGCAGCGTGGTCCTGGTGCTGGAGCACGACGTCGACGGCGGCACGCTCGGTGTCGTGCTCAACCGGCCCAGCGACATCGCGGTGACGCAGGTGCTCCCGACCTGGGACACCATGGTCACCGGCCCGTCCGTCCTCTTCCAGGGCGGTCCCGTGCAGACCGACAGCGCGCTGGCGCTGGCCGCGGTCCCCAGCGGGCAGGAGCCGCTCGGCTGGCGCCGGCTGCACGCGGGCACCCCGGCGGTCTCCCGGCTGGGCACCGTCGACCTCGACGCCCCGCCGGAGATCCTCGCGGGCGAGATCGCCCAGATGCGGATCTTCGCCGGGTACGCCGGGTGGTCGGCCGGGCAGCTGGAGAACGAGATCGGCGAGGGCGCCTGGTACGTCGTCGACGCCGAGCCGGGCGACACCTTCCACCACGAGCCGCAGTCGCTCTGGCGGGCGGTGCTCCGCCGTCAGCGGGGCGAGCTCGCCTATGTGGCGACCTGCCCGGACGATCCGTCGATGAACTAG
- a CDS encoding alpha/beta fold hydrolase, with product MQLYTRSAGGGLPVVLLHAFPLSSAMWLAQREGLSAVCKVITPDLRGFGGSALGDDEPSVDVMADDVVRLLDREGVDRAVVGGLSMGGYVTMALCRRHPDRVRGVILADTKAEADPEAARANRERIAAAVLDSGTSVLVDEVLPALVGRTTAQRRAMVFGRVRGLVQSAPPGAVAWAQRAMAARPDSFDTLRGLKVPVLVIVGEEDELTPPAVAEAMVEAVPDGRLAVIGKAGHLSAVEQPEAFNRAVSGFIAELAAGSPPHG from the coding sequence GTGCAGCTGTACACACGATCGGCGGGCGGGGGACTTCCGGTCGTCCTCCTCCACGCCTTCCCCCTGTCGTCGGCCATGTGGCTGGCCCAGCGCGAGGGTCTCTCGGCCGTCTGCAAGGTCATCACCCCTGACCTGCGGGGTTTCGGCGGTTCGGCGCTCGGCGACGACGAGCCTTCCGTGGACGTGATGGCCGACGACGTCGTCCGCCTGCTCGACCGCGAGGGCGTCGACCGCGCGGTCGTCGGAGGGCTGTCCATGGGCGGCTACGTCACGATGGCCCTGTGCCGCCGTCACCCCGACCGGGTGCGCGGGGTGATCCTCGCCGACACCAAGGCCGAGGCGGACCCGGAGGCCGCCCGGGCCAACCGGGAACGGATCGCCGCCGCCGTCCTCGACTCGGGTACGTCCGTGCTGGTGGACGAGGTACTTCCCGCACTCGTCGGGCGGACCACCGCGCAACGCCGGGCGATGGTGTTCGGGCGGGTGCGCGGGCTGGTCCAGTCGGCCCCGCCGGGGGCCGTCGCCTGGGCACAGCGTGCCATGGCCGCCCGTCCCGACTCCTTCGACACCCTGCGCGGGCTCAAGGTGCCCGTTCTGGTGATCGTGGGGGAGGAGGACGAGCTCACCCCTCCCGCCGTCGCCGAGGCGATGGTCGAGGCCGTGCCCGACGGGCGGCTGGCCGTGATCGGCAAGGCGGGGCACCTGAGCGCGGTCGAGCAACCCGAGGCGTTCAACCGGGCGGTGTCCGGCTTCATAGCCGAGCTTGCCGCGGGATCACCACCTCACGGATGA
- a CDS encoding zinc metalloprotease — protein sequence MVRRAIAVVSICLFTAGAVPYHPARGSAVPGPPSVVEPSGCARTVLDAASARRAEPPVLDAAPARRAEPHAPPPADAVEMLADLRRRLPSARLPRLPVTVPTWVHVITDGRLGASETAARGQIATLNAAYGGQLGGADTGIRFRLDGMTRTVNATWFRDPITFERSIKRMRKGGAETLNLYIAQLGELVLGYSTYPYRYRDDPRLDGVVIDWRTLPGGALRSFNRGFTGVHEIGHWLGLLHTFERGCAEPGDGIADTPPEAHSTQGCPAAKDTCAGDGPDPFHNFMDYSDDHCMSGFTAGQGVRMQEMWAVYREPKTATTLDG from the coding sequence ATGGTTCGGCGCGCGATCGCCGTCGTCTCGATATGCCTGTTCACAGCGGGCGCCGTTCCGTACCATCCCGCCCGGGGGTCCGCTGTGCCCGGCCCGCCGAGCGTCGTCGAACCGTCCGGATGCGCGCGAACCGTCCTGGACGCGGCATCCGCGCGCCGGGCCGAGCCGCCCGTCCTGGACGCGGCACCCGCCCGCCGGGCCGAGCCGCACGCCCCGCCTCCGGCGGACGCCGTCGAGATGCTCGCCGATCTCCGGCGCCGTCTGCCGTCGGCGCGCCTGCCCCGGCTTCCCGTCACCGTCCCCACGTGGGTGCACGTCATCACCGACGGCCGCCTCGGGGCGTCCGAGACGGCGGCGCGTGGCCAGATCGCCACGCTCAACGCCGCCTACGGAGGGCAGCTCGGCGGAGCCGACACCGGGATCAGGTTCCGGCTCGACGGCATGACCCGCACGGTCAACGCGACCTGGTTCCGTGACCCGATCACCTTCGAGCGGTCGATCAAACGCATGCGCAAGGGCGGCGCGGAGACGCTCAACCTCTACATCGCCCAGCTGGGCGAGCTGGTGCTCGGCTACTCCACCTACCCCTACCGCTATCGGGACGACCCCAGGCTCGACGGTGTGGTCATCGACTGGCGCACCCTGCCGGGCGGCGCGCTGCGCAGCTTCAACCGGGGGTTCACCGGGGTCCACGAGATCGGTCACTGGCTGGGCCTGCTGCACACCTTCGAGCGCGGCTGCGCGGAGCCGGGCGACGGCATCGCCGACACCCCGCCCGAGGCGCACTCGACCCAGGGCTGCCCCGCCGCCAAGGACACCTGCGCGGGGGACGGACCCGACCCGTTCCACAACTTCATGGACTACTCCGACGACCACTGCATGTCGGGGTTCACCGCGGGTCAGGGGGTCAGGATGCAGGAGATGTGGGCCGTGTACCGGGAGCCGAAGACGGCGACTACCCTTGACGGGTGA
- a CDS encoding DUF4230 domain-containing protein: MKPPQEAPPETRPASRGRRWRLLAGLLVVLVILAVGARLAWSWLNPFGETATDRSQPVLLESIHNLSRFEAATGNFQVVVDLEKDAAFLPDAVKGSRTLFVGAGGVDAYVDFGGLADGALTVSPDRTEVTVKLPRAQLEKPNLDNKRSYVYAQQRGLFDRVEDFLSSSPSDQQELYLLAEKKIAEAAQASDLRNRADQNTKIMLEGMLKGLGFEKVTVKFADET; this comes from the coding sequence GTGAAGCCCCCCCAAGAAGCTCCGCCCGAGACACGCCCGGCGTCCCGCGGACGCCGATGGCGTCTGCTCGCCGGGCTGCTCGTCGTGCTGGTCATCCTCGCCGTGGGTGCCCGCCTGGCATGGTCGTGGCTGAACCCGTTCGGCGAGACCGCGACCGACCGGAGCCAGCCCGTGCTCCTGGAGTCGATCCACAACCTCAGCCGCTTCGAGGCGGCCACCGGGAACTTCCAGGTCGTGGTCGACCTGGAGAAGGACGCCGCCTTCCTGCCGGACGCGGTCAAGGGCAGCCGGACCCTCTTCGTCGGAGCCGGCGGCGTCGACGCCTACGTCGACTTCGGCGGCCTGGCCGACGGAGCGCTGACCGTCTCCCCCGACCGCACCGAGGTCACGGTCAAGCTGCCCCGGGCCCAGTTGGAGAAGCCCAACCTCGACAACAAACGCTCCTACGTCTACGCCCAGCAGCGCGGCCTCTTCGACCGGGTCGAGGACTTCCTGTCATCGTCCCCCTCCGACCAGCAGGAGCTCTACCTGCTGGCCGAGAAGAAGATCGCCGAGGCTGCCCAGGCCAGCGACCTGCGCAACCGGGCCGACCAGAACACCAAGATCATGCTTGAGGGCATGCTCAAGGGCCTGGGCTTCGAGAAGGTCACCGTCAAGTTCGCCGACGAGACCTGA